The genomic stretch CAAACAcgtactatttcttttttcttgtcttttgttaCTGCGCTTTACGCCCCACATGTGGATTAaactcagaaccccgagatcaagagccccatgctctaccagctgagccagccgtGCGCCCCCGAGCAGGTACCATTGGAAATGGCAGTGAAAATCGTTTCTCAAGACTGTGGTGGCAGGGAGGGCGCTCCGGGCAGTGGCGACAGCATGCCTACTTCAGCTCCCCCGCCTTTCAGGGCTCTCTGTGCAGCAGTCCTGGACTAGTCTAGAGCTGGCTTCTGCCCGTGACCCAACCATTATTTTATATCATAACTTAAAAGAATTTCTGTTCATTTGATTGTTTCCGAAGTCACTTGTCTTCCCAATGAGATTTTAAGCTCCTGAACGCAAGAATGAGCTCAACTCCCCCCCTCTCTGAGCATCTCTATCCCGACGATGGCTTTTGCCCACACCAACTGTGGGAAGGGCTCCGAATTCCCCAAAAGACTTCACTTTCACTGTTTTGACCACTGAGATTCAACATAAAGGAAGTTTACTGTAAGGTCTAGTCTCTCTCCCTTCTACCAGGCTTAGGCTCTCCTCAGGGAAGAGTCTGTCTGGTTTAACAAGAtggaaatgggggcgcctggatggctcaatcggttgtgtcagtctttggctcaggtcgtgatctccaagtcctggaatcaagccccgtgtcgagctctgcgctcagcagggagtctgcttctccctctttctcgccctctgcccctccccctgctcctgtgcgcCTGCAcggtctctaataaataaataaaatcttaaaaaaaaaaaaaacccaagctgGAAACCTacgggggagggtgggggatacAGGCATCCCCGTATATTGCTGGCGGGAGTGTAACAGCAGTTTCTATGGAGggcaacatcaaaataaaagacaCGCTACTCCAGCAGGACCCCTGTGAGGGATGCACCCACAGCAGCACCGGCCTGTCTGCAGCCCAAGAAAACACGGAGCCACTTCTGTCACCCGGGCACTGATTAAATCACTAGGCATCCACACAAAGGATCTGAGACATAGTAAGCAGAAAAATGAGGTACAGGACAGCAAGCAGTCTCCCCAAGCATATGCCCAAAATATTCCTGGAAAGGAAATAGTGATAGCAGTGGCCTTAGGGGAGAGAAATAGGTGGCTGAAGATAGGTTTGGGAAAGGAGACCAGCCTTTTACCTTTAAATCCTGAACCACGTACCTGTATAGTTTTTTAATTACACATCAGGCGCACCTCAGAGGTAGTCGGtcatgcatctgactcttgctttcggctcgggttgtgatctcaggatcgtgaggtcaagccccgcgtctggctccgCGGTTAGCGCAGAGCCTGTTGCAAGTTcgctcccctttccctctgcccctcctgctcatgctctaaaataaatcagtgaggggcgcctgggtagttcagtcgttaagcatctgcctttggctcagggcgtgatcccggcattctgggatcgagccccacatcaggctcctccgctggaagcctccttcttcctctcccactccccctgcttgtgttccctctctcgctggatgtctctgtctgtcaaataaataaaatctttaaaaaataataaaataaaataaatcaatgagtctttaaaaaaaaaaaaaagtacgggcgcctgggtggctcagttggttgagcatctgccttcagctcaggtcatgatcccggagtcctgggatcgagtcccccgttgggctccctgctcagcagggagtctgcttctccctctccctctgctgctccccatttgcgctctgtgtcaaattaataaataaaatcttttaaaaataaataaaataaattttttaaaatgcatcaaacaactaaaaatgtcttCATCATTATGGCAAAAAAACTGCCTTTTAAACCCCAGAAACATAAGGTTTAGAAAAGTTAACgtgtatccccccccccccccagttgctCCTCTGAGAACAGAACCATCTCTTCCACCTGCTTAAGTCCTCCTCCCAAGGCTCGGCACTCACTGGCCGTCCGCGGTTGTTGACTGGATGAAATTTACTTTCCCATCTAAAAGTAAAGCATTCCATAAACAAGAGGAATTGCAAAACGGTGACGGGGTGGCAGGGAGATGCGGTGTGGCTGAGAATTACTTTTGCCTCATGTACTATTCACTTTCCATCCACGGAGCACCGTGTGCAAGGCTGAGGCGTGGGCTCTGCCCTTGGTCTACCAGGAGACAGAAGAGGCCGCACGCAAAGAACAACAGGAAAGCGACGTGAGTTTTAATATCAGGAATTTCTGAAGCAGCTTATTACTAGGAGCTGAAAACCTTGGCCTGATCACAAATACAAAGGCTACAAGCTCAGAAGAAGATGTCACGTATTCCAGAGAAgatatgaaaatgaagaaagcGGGGCAGCTGGCGAGGTCTCCTGAGCGCACCTCCACACCAGCAGGGCTGGCGGATGCCGGTGCAGAACGGTATCGAAATGAGCTGGCCCTCGCTTGGCAATCCAGTTATCTACAGATGTTCTCTGAATTCAGTCTTCAGCTGGTTAtaatcacttattcattcaaatcTTTACTGAGCAGACTAGGTTCAGGCCTGTGCTGTCTCCAGCACCCTCGACCTAATCTATGAGATGAAAGCTATAGTTTTGACCTTTGTCTATCATCAATGATAGGTTCTCACTCTTACCGCAAAGCATAAGTCAGCCTGGCCTCTCAAGTTCAAGATCAATAGCTCTACAGCAAAATGTAAAGATTTTCTGCAGACACAGACAGTTGGCCCAGGGGACACACCATATGCACAAGTAAAAGCCTGACGgagccagaaaagagaaaagatacgCGAGAATCAAATATAGCCAACCCACATGTTAACACAGAAATCCAAGCAGACCTACTCAGCACGGGTCCCATTCAAACCATACTTATAAAGGTTTCTTCATGCtatttacaattttaaagtaaatttacttTACAAGCAGCCAGGGAATGCTTTATTTAATACCGTCCTCACATAAAAGTTCATTCAAACCATGAAACTGAGCTTTATGACAACCTAGAAATAGGAACTAAAAGAAGGCAAACATAATGCCTTAGAGATCGGGAAACATTTACACAGTTCAACTGTTAAAAACAGTTCAACATTCATCTAGTGAATACAGTCTGGCTGTCAGTATACACGGTATACAAGTTcttcagggaggggagaggtctCTCGGCGGTTCTTCACATGTCTCCAAACGCCGGTCCTGTGGAACTTCCGGCAGAGGCTGGTTTTCTTCCAATACCGCTTGGGGTTTGACACCCGTGGGTTCAGATTCCCAGGAAACAGGACTACCTTCCTTTTGCTTCAAAGACCAGACATAAATACATCACACAGATGTTGTCATTTTCACTCCACTGACTGGCTgaagctctatgacaaagctgcTATCACGGGGTCAAAATGTAACATTAATATCCCAGATCAAATTCTATTATAACAAGCAATACACATGATAAAAATCTCTAGagaataataatttcaaaagccCTAATGACAACTCATTTGCTCCAAGTAGCAGTCACTATCACAAAATTTTAGTGTGtgtacacactttttttttttctttaatttcagtaTATTTCATCTACCAGTATTTGACCTGGTGTTCAAGGACATAAGCCAAGGGTGGATAAGGAAAACCAAGCCTTCCTTTAACTTCTAACAAACAGACAACTAACCCTAATaacaattttaattacaaaatactcACAGTCCTTGCTTCTCCTACTCTTCTCAAAATGACACCTGCTGCCAATAAAGCCTTCCCTGTTTCCGCAAATAACTTCTCTTCATCTGTTTCTCCAAGTTTCTGTAGCTCAATGTACTTCTCCACAAACCTGGAATTCCAAGCAGTCGCACCTAAGGTCTGTATATTTAGAGTCATGAAGACATGCTGTTACGCAGAACCAAGCATTCCCTTCACATGTCTTCCTATAGGAATGGCTTTTTCCTCCAGTGGAATTCAACAAAACTCCTCAAACCGACAActaaattccttaaaaaacaaaaaaactaaccCAGGACTCGTaaaatagcttactgttgacAGGTAGACTTGAAGTTTGGATTGAACAGATCAAAAGCTTTCTGACCAGATCCATAGGCTGAATAAAATTTCctagaaaatataaacaacacAATATAAATCTCTGTTTACAGATCATGGCCAAGAACAGAGTAAAGAAAAACCACTAGGCCAAACATAagctactttttttgtttttttttttaataagtagtGCATGCACATGGGAAACATGCCAAACATTACAAAAAGGTATCCAATGAAAAGTTAACATTCCTGCTCATCTCTGCCCCCAACTCCCCAGTTCCCTCCCAGGAAGCAACACTAACCAGTTTCTTGGGTATCCATTCAAAAATATTCTAACATACAAGTATATATGTATCTATCACTCCTTATCCCCAGCCTCACAGTTTAACTCCAAGGACAGAAAACACTATTGTACATCCTGCGTCTTCTACTTAATAGCTCATAGAGATCATTTCAAGTCAGTGAACCTAGATTGTTTCCAATCCTTTGCTCCTTTAGACAGAGCTGCAACGATTAACTTAATCAGTATTTCTTAGTACACTGTGCAAATGAGTCtggaataaattcataaaaatcgTATTACTAGCTCAAGGTGTGTGCATTTGTAATATGGCCTTCCAAACTGTCAAATGCTTCCCAAAGTAGCTGTGCCAATTTACGCTCACACCAGTAATGTATGAGAGTGTCTATTTCCCCATACCTGGGCCAAATTCTATTTCCCAACTTTTTGTTGTCAATTTGACAGGTGAAAAATTATAACTTGttatacttttgccttttcttatGAAGTTGACtagacatcttttcatgtttaaaagcaaactgaatttccttttctgtggccTGTCCATGTTCTTTGCCTTCCATTTGGTAGGTTTTTTCTACTGATTTATAAGTAAACTTTATAGCAGTATAAATAGGAAATTAGCCCTCTATCATACTGGTTGCAAAAATTTTTCCCCCAATATGTTGGCTGACTTTTGATTCTGCTTGTGGTACTTTTTTGGGGgcagaaaattttaatattttcctttatggctTCTGGGTCTCATGTTATACTTAAAAAGGTCTTTATCactcagattatttttaaaattctcccatgttttcttctagtacttatatgctttcattttttacatttaggttttcatATGTCTGGAATTCATTTTGTTGCTTTaagttcttcaaaatattaaaaacactaaaaagaagccaaaaaaaaaaaaaggttcaaaaaattaaatgcaagGTATTATTATTTTGACATTAACAGTAATAAAAGGGAGCAGTAAAATATTACACATTCTCCAATGACCTATCACCTAGCTCCTGCTATCCACACAGCAGAagcacaaatgatttttttttttttttttttttttttggagaaagttagcacgagcaggaggagcaggagagagaggagagagaatcccaagcagactcctcgtggtagagcctgatgcagggttcaatcccaggaccctgagatcataacctgagtcaaaatcTTGACTGATTAAGACACCCAGACGCACCCACAAATGATTTTAATGTATAAATCCCGACCAAGTGCATGCCATGAGCCTACCCAGAAAAGCACTCACAAAGTATTTAATGCCCCCAAAGATCTCGGGTGCTACCCTGAAAATTTCCAAGTAGAGCAAGAATATACTTGTTCTCCTATCTCACAGAGTCTtggggcccgggggggggggggggattcctcAAATCAAAGGGACCTAGACCTCAAATGAGAATATAATgacttcataaattatttttttacatccgaaaatagagaaaagagtaaggggacaggggcacctgggtggcgcagtcggctgagcatctaactcgtgattttggctcagttcacaGCCTCAGGGTTGTAAAATCGAGCCTtgcctggggctccatgctccctctgccctccccctgtgctctcgtgtgtgcgtgcgtgctctttttctctcactcaaatttaaaaaaaagaaaaagaaggaatatgTATTACCCTGAATAAGGTACAACCTCTGATcttaatatataagaaaaaagaatcatacaAAATTTAAGTACTAAAAACTGACATCAGTATTAGAGGGAAAGAGCTCTGCCACTGAACTCCCGGTGAGCTGACCTCCTTGAGCCTCACAGTCTTCCGGaataaaatgaagacaacatACCCATCTTGTAGGGTAGAGTAAGGCCTGAGTTAGGGAATGTTTTTTAAGAGCTCAGCATACTGCTAACAGATGCACAGAAACCGGTAGCTATAATTGCAATTATCAGTCCATTGCTGGGCTCCAGATTCTACTTCCCAGAACTTGTTACTGATTCCCTAAGTTGGTAGATACACAAGACCTTCTCCACAGGGCAAGCCCTGGCTCGACTCCTATTACAGTTTACCAGACTGCTAGGTAAATCTTTTCTTCTGAAGTTTTGCTGCCTCCTGTCCACCATGTGGGCTTTGTACTCACGCTCTAATCCGATCCTCGGGGTACAAGATGTCCTGGATGGCAGCTTTGGCTTTGCCATATCGCAAGCGGGGCCTTCGGAAGACCGGCTCTCTCAGCGGGGGAAAGGCATTATATATGTCAAACCAGAGGGGCTTCTCATTCAACACCCCAGCCCGCATCAGGTCCCGAGTCCTTAAGGAAGGAAAAGTAACGAAGGTCAATCAGTTACAACAGCCTGTCTAAGCCCCTGAATCAGTCTAGTCACAGCCTGGCGCATCAGTGGGATCACGGAGTCCACAAGACAGAACCGGAAGAAGACCAGAGCAGGGGTGTTCCCCACCTACAGTTAACATATTTCCATATTCCAAACCAACCTAACAAAGCTCAGGGGTTAAGTCCTATTTTTTCATGTGCGTCCCACCCCCCTCGCCCCATCCCGGTCGCATCGAAGAAAATACAAAGACGACCCAGCCGGGCCCATCAtcatcttccctccttcctcttcctagaGAACTCCACTccggcaggggagaggagcaatCCTGAACGGGAAAGATACGTTCAAGGAATGGTGTCGTCAAGCACACCTATTCAGAGACAGGAGAGCACGAAAGGGCCTCACCCGGCTCTGACTCCCGCACTCCGGAGAATGCCTCGCCCTGCTCTGACCCGCCCAGACAGAGCGTGAGCTCTCGAGAGCCCCCATCCGGAGGACGTACCCTCAGCCCACCCCGGCTCCGAGCACGCACCGCGAAAAAACGCTCCCCACAGTCTCCAGCCGGCTCCTCGCCATGGCTAGCGCCTCGGACGCTCACGGCCAGGGGCTACCGGAAGCGGAAGCGCCAGCGGCAGGCGAAATGGGCGTAGGCTGCTGGCCGAGCCAAGGATCGCGGCGCTCTCTGCGCAGCAGCAGCCGGAGAGCCGAGCCAGGCAGAAGCAAAGGATGGGCCGAACTGGCGCGACCCTCGGCCCCCGGCCGGTTCAGACGGGAGCACTCGATAGCCGAACAGAAAGGGAGGGAGCGGGCCAGAGCCGGGCAGAAGCAATAAATGACCGATCTAGAGGAGGGATTCACGCTGGCGCTTGCGTTACCCTTTCTGGCCTTGCGGAGCCAACCCCAGTGAAGAAGGTGGGGCGGCGCGGAGCGAAGATGatggggtggaaggagggaggcGCAGCCTACGTCCGGGGAGCTATCCAGGCCGGGACACACGTTAAGGCAGAAATGACAGGTCACAGCGGGGCAAGGCCCGGACTGCGCCTTATCTTACTTGGAGCCACAGACCCCGCAGAAGGAAACCGAGGCCGAGGACGGGCAGGCacaagcccaaggtcacactagAGCCCGAGCCTCCGTCCTCCGTGCCCTGCGGTGCAGCGCGCCCCGGGAGTCCGTTGGCCCGGGAGCGCCTCCTGCATCCGCTGAACTTGGGATGCTGCCGGCAACTAGTGCTTTCTCCGCGGAGCCGTCGCGGGCTCGCTCGTCCTTGGAGCTGGAAAAGCGAAAGTGAACAGAACAAATTCCGAGACCGAGACTCAAAAATCTGCGTAAAGTAACCTCTCAGAGTGACCTTTTGGTCCAAGAATCATACTTCGGGTAGAGTACCCCAGAGAAATCAAAGCGCAATTTCAGGAGGATATTCGTGCAGGGATCGTCATTGCAGCGTTGCAGTGGGGGAAAAAGTCCAATGGAAAGTGATGGTTCATATAATCCTATGCAATCCTATGCAGCTATTACAATGAACAAGTCTGTCCCTATGTATTTACCTACATGCATGCCCATGACTTCTGGTTAAATGAAAAAGGTAGTTGCAGAGAAACATTTTAGTGGGATCCTAAcctgtttaaagaaaaaagaaaacacctttaTTTGTGATTGAAGATAGAAACTATGTGGAAGGCACACAAGATTGTAAACATTGGTTATCTCCAGGGAGACtgcaagagaagagagaattttttttttctttgtatatccCTCAGAATTTGACCTGTAAAgagtttttattcatatttgaaCTTTTTAATCCGATGAAATGTTTTGAATCCCATACACACAAAACAGCTCCTGGGAGCCCTTTACCATCTTTGTCAGCCAGAAAGAGCAGCAAGTCATCCCAGAGCCCTCCCACTCTATGGGAGGCTGGTAAGGAGGCGGGAAGTAATGTTTGAGGAGCAGTTACTGCTTGTGTGTGTTATCTTGGAATCCACACACCTACCCAGAGGGTAGCTATTATTAGCCTTTATTATAGATGAGAAAGTGAGGGGGGGTGAAGTAACTTGTCAGATAAGTGAGTGACAGAGCCAGGCTTCCAGCACGGCCTGGGCCCTTTCCAGAACCCACAACCCACCTTACGGGTGCCTCAAGCTGAAGAGGGCTAGACCTATGGAGGTGGGACAAAGCTGGCCCAGAGCTAGGGGCCAGGTGATTGGAGGAGGCCCAGGGCTAAACTAAGAGGTGGGTTTCACCATTGCCACAGGGCCCTGTGACACAGGGACAAGAGAACACAGTTCTGGCTGCTGGGCCAAGTGTAGAGATTCCAATCTCCCAGGCCTAGGAAGGTCTGGAAGACTCTGCGCTAGGGAGAGCAAACATGCTCCCAGCTAAATATAGTCTTCCCAGCCTCATAACAAGTTTCTAATTCTGTCCAAGTCAGAGCTAGCTGCCAGCCCGACCACAGACACACTTCCCTTCTCCCACTCGGGCCTGCCCCCCCAGGCCACTGCAGTTACCACTGGTGAAGAAGTAAAGGGTTTATTCCACAATCAGAGAGGAGAGCCAAGAACCCAAACCCTCAATAGGGGAGGAATTGCAAGGTGGGAATTTGTCCTTTAGATCTTCTTAGGAaagttccttcctcttctgagCCTTTTAAGTTTCCCCTCCAGCATCCTATTTAATACCTCTGTGACTGAGACAGGGGAATGCTGGTGGGGAGATAGGAGGACCATGGGGATGTGGCAGCAAGATGAATCAGGAACCTCTGAGCCTGCAGCAGGAAGTGTGCGCCCCAGGGAGCATTCATTCATGAAAGGGAAGAAGCTGTCCggcagctgggggcagggaactGGACCTTAGAGGCTTCTGTCTTTTCACCAGGACCTCTCAAGGCTGCAAGGGGCTGACGCACTCATGCCAAGCACTACACCAGGAATCTGGATTGTCTTGTTCAATCGTCCAGCTACCTGATGCCACAGGTAATGTCCTGGCAATCTTacgcagaaggaaagagaacttCTAAGCTCTCCAAAAGGCCATATTCCTTCCACTACACTGCTCGACCCCTGGAGATGTGCCCAGTGAATAGTGTCGACTATCTGTGTGACTTGCTGCAAGAGGAAAAGCCTCCATTCGTGTAAAGCCCGAATCATAGCAGCCGGCTCTTAGTGCTTCTGATACGTGACAAGTCTCATGGCAGTCACAGCATCGCTGCTGCTCTTGGGACCTGTAACCCACCGACTGCCACCTGGGACCGCAGCATTCTGGCATTTCATCAattgccttcttgttttattttcttgttaaatgATCCATTCCTCTTGCAAGCATTTAAGCACTGATCTGACCCTCTGCTGAGTCCTGGAGAAGCTTGACTgtccagtgggggagacagagaagcaaatTCGTAATGGATAAGTTATGTGCTGAATAGCGTGTGGATTACAGGATTACGGCTAGGGCAGCCATAACGAAGTAGCACAGACCAGATGGCCTCAACAccggaaatgtattttctcacagttctggagaccggAAGTCCGAGATCAGCTTGGCAGGGCTGATtgctcctgaggcctctctccttggcctgcaGGCGGCTACCCTGCGTCCGcacgtggtcttccctctgtgtctgtgtcctcttcttacgacaccagtcatattggatctGGGCCCaacctaatggcctcattttaacttcaataTCTCTTTAAAGACGATCTCCTAACGCAGTCACatcctgaggtactgggggtcgggggttcaacataggaattttggagggacactgTCCAGCCCCATAATGTTGATAAGTATTTATGCCGAAGAGCTTCCGTCCGCCCAGCCAGATCCACACCGACTCTGTGCTCTTCTTCACCCTACTCTGTTCCCTAGAACGCTGACTTCTGTGGACCTCACTCCCCAGCCCTGTGCTTCCAGCCAGCGTCCAGTTAGTACCACCAGTGGGAGGCACAGGCaggggaatggaaggaagggaaagagtgaAGTCAGTCTTGGCTTATTCGCTTAGCATAAAACACAGTTCCATCtgtgttgttgtaaatggcaagatttcattctttttgatgactgagtaatattccgtgtgcgtgtgtgtgtgtgtgtgtgtgtgtgtgtgtgtgtttacaccacatcttttttttttttaagattttatttatttatttgaaagaaagagagagcacagcatggggaggggcagagggagagggagaagcagactccctgctgagaagggagcccgacacaaggctccatcccaggaccccgagatcatgacctgagccgaaggcagatgcttaactgactgagccacgcaagtgccccccacatcttctttatctattcatcagtcgatggacatttgggttctttccataatttggctattgtccATAGTGCTGCTAGAAACATGGGCGTGCACGTGCCCTTTTGAATCAgcatgtttgtatcctttggataaatagccagtagtgcagttgctgggtcggagggtagctctatttttaacttcttgagaagcctccatgctgtttcccagagtggctgccccagcctgcattcccaccgacagagCAGGAGGGTTCTCAAAGGGCGGCCTCTTCACACAGAGCTCTCTCCCCCGGTTCAGGTCCctgttccctccctcacccctgcaggCCTAGATTCAGCAAACTGCGCCCCTCTGTCACTAGCGAAGGCTCTAGGCCATCCTTTGTGGCTTCCCTACACTCTGCCCACATCTTTATGAAGAGTGCCCTTATTTATGTAGTGCCTGGAAGTGTGtcagacaaaaagagaaaaagcacccCCACTAGCAGAACGGCCTTGGTAAGTAAAAATCCCAGCACATTGACAAAGTCATTAATACTGCTACTCACCTTTGGCAGAGAGCCAGGGTCAGGGAGAAATTAGCTGCTTGccttaaaaaggggggaaaaccaTAGTATTGAATAGTATATATTCAATACGAAGTACTGGGACCAGAAGGATAAAAAACAAGGAGGGAAGTGTtcaaggaggaggcaggagtgcCATCTCCCTCCGCCAGGCTCTCTCCTGGGCCAGCACGCTCCTCAGAGGCCCACACCTCCCCTTCCTTTCAAGAGTCAGCCAGGAGGGCACTCGAGCCCCCGGCACACACTCTGCCAGACTCTGCACCACCCCCCCAagcttctccctctcaaaaaGTGGTGTTGTGACTCTGTTTACTTGTCTGAGTCTCTGCCTGGCCTCTCTGAGAGCAGGAACTGGGTCTCTTATCTCTACCTCCCCAAACCCAGCTTGCTGCTTGGCCCGGAGCTGACTCTCAGAGTTTGCTAatgaacaacatggatgaataaaGCCAAGTTAGGACAAATGAGGACGGAGCCATTCCAGCCCTCCTTCCTGGAGGCCTTCGTCAGATAAACTCTGGGTGTACGCGCAAAAGCTGTGGTTGAACGGAGATAGTCCTTCACCCCACCACGAACCTGGTCATTTCCAGTTCTGGCTATCCTCTGTGCTTCACTGACAGATACGTTTTACAAACCTCTGGGGCCTCAGCTTtgttatctgcaaaatgggcataatCGCAGCACCCATCATATCACCTTGTTGTGAGGAGTCAATGCCTTCAGAGTATTAAAACCGTGCCTAGGGTATAGGGTCGATAAATAAGAGTGATGATGATAATGTTTTCTGACCATTCCACATTTAAGAGCAATGAATCACGATTTATTAAATCACACCTAACAGTGTGCAAAGCGTGTTCACACGGCTGCACGTCCATTTTTTCAGCAAACAGTCTTGCCCTCAACACGAATCCAGTtcaagcagaggaaagagaagcacTTTATGCCTCTCCCCACTCTGTATCACCATGGCTCCTTTCACGGCCAAGGGAACAGGAGCCTGCTGGGCCCAAAGCAACCATCTGGCCTTTTATTACTGGAATTAAAGGCCAATCGCAATCACTCTGGAGCTTTTCCAGCTGAGGATGCGACCcttgaaggcagatgtttcagGCTGGTGTGGGCCCCTCTTTTCTTGTGGAAGACAGAGCAATTCCATCCTTAATGTGCACCTGAACCTCCCAAGATCTTGGAAAATGCAGATCCTGCCTCGGAAGGTCTGGGGTGAGGACCCAGACTCTGAATTTCGATCTCCCAAGTTGATGGCAGTGCTGCAAATCTGCAGGCAGGCCAGCCGACTAGAACCGACCTGAACTGACCGGCCCACGTCTGCCCAGGACTCTCCCAGCTTCAGCATCGAGACCCTCAGATCTGAGGAACGCTTAGGCGGGGAAAACCAGGACAGTCGTCGGTCCCTGTGTCCACagcacactttgagtagcaaggacGTAGCCAGCTGAGTTTGTGCTGAGCTCTGCAGCCCCTCACTCGGGAGTCCCTGGAATAATCCTCTTGACCTGATAAAGAACTGACTCTTTAATCTCTAGAAATGACAGGGTAGCTGCTGGTTTTGTGGGGCCTAAAGCTTATGTAATCTTAGTGGCtcttttaagggaaaaagaagtacaaaaataTCTTTGTTGTGCAAAATTTGCAAAACGTATCACCATGCAAATAGAGTAAATTCCCTTCT from Ursus arctos isolate Adak ecotype North America unplaced genomic scaffold, UrsArc2.0 scaffold_24, whole genome shotgun sequence encodes the following:
- the MRPS23 gene encoding 28S ribosomal protein S23, mitochondrial, with product MARSRLETVGSVFSRTRDLMRAGVLNEKPLWFDIYNAFPPLREPVFRRPRLRYGKAKAAIQDILYPEDRIRAKFYSAYGSGQKAFDLFNPNFKSTCQQFVEKYIELQKLGETDEEKLFAETGKALLAAGVILRRVGEARTQKEGSPVSWESEPTGVKPQAVLEENQPLPEVPQDRRLETCEEPPRDLSPP